The following coding sequences are from one Aeromicrobium duanguangcaii window:
- a CDS encoding helix-turn-helix domain-containing protein has product MGSLGEYLRDQRTQAQMSLRQLAELADVSNPYLSQIERGLRKPSAEVLQQIAKALRISAESLYVRAGILDAEQSGAYLVEDAIDRDPRLTTRQKTALRDIYRSFVGTADLEEKP; this is encoded by the coding sequence ATGGGGTCGCTCGGGGAGTACCTGCGTGACCAGCGAACCCAGGCGCAGATGTCATTGCGACAGCTGGCCGAGCTCGCGGACGTCTCGAATCCGTACCTCAGCCAGATCGAGCGTGGCCTGCGCAAACCGTCCGCCGAGGTGCTGCAGCAGATCGCGAAGGCACTGAGGATCTCGGCCGAGTCGCTCTACGTCCGCGCCGGCATCCTCGATGCCGAGCAGTCGGGGGCGTACTTGGTGGAGGACGCCATCGACCGCGATCCGCGGTTGACCACGCGCCAGAAGACGGCTTTGCGGGACATCTACCGCTCATTCGTCGGAACCGCAGACCTCGAGGAGAAACCATGA
- a CDS encoding pentapeptide repeat-containing protein, translated as MGRGLLGRRGGLLRGRLLGRGLLRGGGLLGRGLRAVRRLRRGLLRRRGALGRARLGGAGLRRARLRGARLRRARLRGARLRGAGLVRRRRGGRAGPGRVGERRRGRSGGAGGVLDGLGGLAGELLGLGGQLVDDLLGLVLEVADQVVGLLAEVVDRGLEVVDGDVVDPAAQLGDDGLRPRGEVLGGLPDVVDAQALGEVDQVVGLLRQVGVGGGDRSERGLRQGLGLLLQATDVEPLDGVRQGADVVEYGLDLGVDGVGDAHGFSSRSAVPTNER; from the coding sequence CTGGGCCGGGGCCTTCTTGGCCGTCGTGGAGGCCTTCTTCGCGGGCGCCTTCTTGGCCGTGGCCTTCTTCGCGGCGGAGGCCTTCTTGGCCGGGGCCTTCGCGCCGTTCGTCGACTTCGCCGCGGTCTTCTTCGCCGTCGTGGTGCTCTTGGCCGTGCTCGTCTTGGCGGTGCCGGACTTCGGCGTGCTCGACTTCGCGGTGCTCGACTTCGGCGTGCTCGACTTCGCGGTGCTCGACTTCGCGGTGCTGGACTTGTTCGTCGACGGCGCGGTGGCCGCGCGGGTCCGGGCCGAGTTGGCGAACGACGCCGCGGCCGCTCCGGCGGTGCCGGTGGCGTCCTCGACGGCCTCGGCGGCCTTGCCGGTGAGCTCCTCGGCCTTGGCGGTCAGCTCGTCGATGATCTCCTCGGCCTTGTCCTTGAGGTCGCCGACCAGGTCGTCGGCCTTCTCGCGGAAGTCGTCGACCGTGGCCTTGAGGTCGTCGACGGTGACGTCGTCGACCCTGCCGCGCAGCTCGGTGACGACGGCCTCCGCCCGCGTGGCGAAGTCCTCGGCGGCCTTCCGGACGTCGTCGACGCGCAGGCCCTTGGCGAGGTCGACCAGGTCGTCGGCCTTCTTCGCCAGGTCGGAGTAGGTGGCGGTGACCGATCCGAGCGCGGTCTGCGCCAGGGTCTCGGCCTTCTTCTGCAGGCCACTGACGTCGAACCCCTTGACGGTGTTCGGCAGGGCGCGGATGTCGTCGAGTACGGACTTGATCTGGGCGTTGATGGTGTCGGTGATGCTCATGGTTTCTCCTCGAGGTCTGCGGTTCCGACGAATGAGCGGTAG
- a CDS encoding DUF2516 family protein: MALVTPVIWWLLLATKVFALVDCVRRKPYDFEMAGTLPKNIWLVILPVSILVDVVFQNPLGILPLLGTVAALVYLAQTRGSGY, encoded by the coding sequence ATGGCTCTCGTGACCCCGGTGATCTGGTGGCTGCTGCTGGCGACCAAGGTCTTCGCCCTGGTCGACTGCGTGCGGCGCAAGCCCTATGACTTCGAGATGGCCGGGACCCTGCCCAAGAACATCTGGCTGGTGATCCTGCCGGTCTCGATCCTGGTCGACGTCGTCTTCCAGAACCCGCTGGGCATCCTGCCCCTGCTGGGCACCGTGGCGGCGCTCGTCTACCTCGCGCAGACCCGCGGCTCGGGTTACTGA
- a CDS encoding HAAS signaling domain-containing protein: protein MTTTLTDRYVHAATRWLPGRTRTEVEAELRERIADTVAARGETPEAEREVLEALGDPLRVAADYTGREPALIGPRFFFPWLRLTVVLLCVVGPVVGAIVATVAAFEGEDIGSIITGGLGALVQTSMQIAFWTTVVFAVLDWSGSRVPDTQWSVDRLPEPQQNTGSLGELIATLVFLPLSAVLIVWQHVRPPSIDGERLPLADPDLWSWYLPLLLAVLALEVGHALWIHRAGWTGVTATANLALSLLFAIPTIVLLLDGSLVNPELVAHLDWDSEIVRQVSKGSAFVIALVSLWEILDGYRKAYTATRVPVAAQ, encoded by the coding sequence ATGACCACCACCTTGACTGACCGCTACGTCCACGCGGCGACCCGCTGGCTGCCCGGCCGCACCCGCACCGAGGTGGAGGCCGAGCTGCGCGAGCGGATCGCCGACACCGTCGCCGCCCGGGGCGAGACCCCCGAGGCCGAGCGTGAGGTGCTCGAGGCGCTCGGCGACCCCCTGCGCGTCGCGGCCGACTACACCGGGCGCGAGCCGGCGCTCATCGGTCCGCGGTTCTTCTTCCCGTGGCTGCGCCTGACCGTCGTCCTGCTGTGCGTCGTGGGCCCTGTCGTGGGGGCGATCGTGGCGACCGTGGCGGCGTTCGAGGGTGAGGACATCGGCTCGATCATCACCGGCGGGCTCGGGGCGTTGGTGCAGACGAGCATGCAGATCGCCTTCTGGACCACCGTGGTGTTCGCCGTCCTGGACTGGAGCGGCTCACGCGTTCCCGACACGCAGTGGTCGGTCGACCGCCTGCCGGAGCCTCAGCAGAACACCGGGAGCCTCGGCGAGCTGATCGCGACCCTGGTCTTCCTGCCGCTGTCCGCCGTCCTCATCGTCTGGCAGCACGTCCGGCCGCCGTCGATCGACGGGGAGCGCCTGCCGCTGGCCGATCCGGATCTGTGGTCCTGGTACCTGCCGTTGCTCCTGGCGGTGCTGGCGCTCGAGGTCGGCCACGCCCTCTGGATCCACCGCGCGGGCTGGACCGGCGTGACCGCGACGGCGAACCTCGCCCTGTCCCTGCTCTTCGCGATCCCCACCATCGTGCTGCTGCTGGACGGCTCGCTGGTCAACCCCGAGCTGGTCGCCCACCTCGACTGGGACAGCGAGATCGTCCGCCAGGTCTCGAAGGGCAGCGCCTTCGTGATCGCCCTGGTGAGCCTGTGGGAGATCCTGGACGGCTACCGGAAGGCGTACACGGCGACGCGGGTGCCGGTGGCGGCTCAGTAA
- a CDS encoding PadR family transcriptional regulator, which yields MDDLTQQHTQELRRGTVVLASLLSLREPGYGYGLLESLAEAGITVDGNTLYPLLRRLEKQGLLTSEWNTDEARPRKFYRTSAEGERLIEALLADWHELDTALGRLTDGGDR from the coding sequence ATGGACGACTTGACCCAGCAGCACACTCAGGAGCTGCGCCGCGGCACGGTGGTGCTCGCGTCGCTGCTGAGCCTGCGCGAGCCCGGCTACGGCTACGGCCTGCTCGAGTCGTTGGCCGAGGCGGGCATCACCGTCGACGGCAACACGCTCTATCCCCTGCTCCGTCGACTCGAGAAGCAGGGCCTGCTCACCAGCGAGTGGAACACCGACGAGGCCAGGCCTCGCAAGTTCTACCGCACCAGCGCCGAGGGCGAGCGCCTCATCGAGGCACTCCTGGCCGACTGGCACGAGCTCGACACCGCCCTGGGGCGACTGACCGACGGAGGAGACCGATGA
- the typA gene encoding translational GTPase TypA — MPTRSDLRNVAIVAHVDHGKTTLVDAMLQQQGAYSDHQEVTDRVMDSGDLEREKGITILAKNTAVKYSGPGSEDVPGKVVTINIIDTPGHADFGGEVERGLSMVDAVVLLVDASEGPLPQTRFVLRKALAAKMPVILVVNKVDRPDARIAEVVDETYDLFMDLLPEDAADDALDFPVVYASGKAGVASLERPEDGTLPQGDNLIPLFQTIMEHVPAPEYTEGAPLQAHVTNLDSSPFLGRLALVRVEEGELKKGQQVAWMKRDGSVERVKITELLITEALDRKPGESAGPGDIVAIAGISDINIGETLADPENPVALPLIHVDEPAISMTIGTNTSPLAGREKGTKVTARLVKDRLESELIGNVSIKVLPTERPDAWEVQGRGELALAILVEQMRREGYELTVGKPQVVTREINGKVHEPVERLTIDAPEEYLGGITQLLAVRKGRMEQMVNHGTGWVRMEFLVPARGLIGFRTEFLTDTRGTGIAHHISEGYEPWFGEISTRPSGSLVADRAGAVTSFAMTNLQERGTLFVEPGTEVYEGMIVGENSRDDDMDVNITKEKKQSNVRSSTADNFEKVIPPKKLSLEQCLEFCREDECVEVTPNHARIRKVILDAGERNRTARKRK; from the coding sequence GTGCCCACACGCTCTGATCTGCGCAATGTAGCCATCGTCGCCCACGTCGACCACGGCAAGACCACTCTCGTCGACGCGATGCTTCAACAGCAGGGCGCCTACTCCGACCACCAGGAAGTGACCGACCGGGTCATGGACTCCGGTGACCTGGAACGCGAGAAGGGCATCACCATTCTCGCGAAGAACACGGCGGTCAAGTACTCCGGACCGGGTTCTGAGGACGTCCCCGGCAAGGTCGTGACGATCAACATCATCGACACCCCCGGCCACGCCGACTTCGGTGGCGAGGTCGAGCGCGGCCTGTCGATGGTCGACGCCGTCGTGCTGCTGGTCGACGCCTCCGAGGGCCCGCTGCCCCAGACGCGCTTCGTGCTGCGCAAGGCCCTGGCCGCCAAGATGCCCGTCATCCTCGTGGTCAACAAGGTCGACCGCCCCGACGCCCGCATCGCCGAGGTCGTCGACGAGACGTACGACCTGTTCATGGACCTGCTGCCCGAGGACGCCGCCGACGACGCGCTGGACTTCCCCGTCGTCTACGCCTCCGGCAAGGCCGGCGTCGCCTCGCTGGAGCGTCCCGAGGACGGCACCCTGCCCCAGGGCGACAACCTGATCCCGCTGTTCCAGACGATCATGGAGCACGTCCCCGCCCCCGAGTACACCGAGGGCGCGCCGCTGCAGGCGCACGTCACCAACCTCGACTCCTCCCCCTTCCTGGGCCGTCTGGCCCTCGTCCGCGTCGAGGAGGGCGAGCTCAAGAAGGGCCAGCAGGTCGCGTGGATGAAGCGCGACGGCTCGGTCGAGCGCGTCAAGATCACCGAGCTGCTGATCACCGAGGCCCTCGATCGCAAGCCCGGCGAGTCCGCGGGCCCCGGTGACATCGTCGCCATCGCCGGCATCAGCGACATCAACATCGGCGAGACGCTGGCCGACCCCGAGAACCCGGTCGCGCTGCCGCTCATCCACGTCGACGAGCCCGCGATCTCGATGACCATCGGCACCAACACGTCGCCGCTGGCCGGCCGCGAGAAGGGCACGAAGGTCACCGCCCGCCTGGTCAAGGACCGCCTCGAGTCCGAGCTGATCGGCAACGTCTCGATCAAGGTGCTCCCGACCGAGCGTCCCGACGCGTGGGAGGTCCAGGGCCGCGGTGAGCTCGCGCTGGCGATCCTCGTCGAGCAGATGCGTCGCGAGGGCTACGAGCTGACCGTCGGCAAGCCGCAGGTCGTCACGCGAGAGATCAACGGCAAGGTCCACGAGCCGGTCGAGCGCCTGACGATCGACGCCCCCGAGGAGTACCTCGGCGGCATCACCCAGCTGCTGGCCGTCCGCAAGGGCCGCATGGAGCAGATGGTCAACCACGGCACCGGCTGGGTCCGCATGGAGTTCCTGGTCCCGGCCCGCGGCCTGATCGGCTTCCGGACCGAGTTCCTCACCGACACCCGCGGCACGGGCATCGCCCACCACATCTCCGAGGGCTACGAGCCCTGGTTCGGCGAGATCTCGACGCGTCCCTCGGGCTCGCTCGTGGCCGACCGCGCCGGCGCCGTGACGTCGTTCGCCATGACCAACCTGCAGGAGCGCGGCACGCTGTTCGTCGAGCCCGGTACCGAGGTCTACGAGGGCATGATCGTCGGCGAGAACTCCCGTGATGACGACATGGACGTCAACATCACCAAGGAGAAGAAGCAGTCGAACGTGCGCTCCTCGACCGCCGACAACTTCGAGAAGGTCATCCCGCCGAAGAAGCTGTCGCTCGAGCAGTGCCTGGAGTTCTGCCGCGAGGACGAGTGCGTCGAGGTCACCCCGAACCACGCGCGCATCCGCAAGGTCATCCTCGACGCCGGCGAGCGCAACCGCACCGCCCGCAAGCGCAAGTGA
- a CDS encoding MarR family winged helix-turn-helix transcriptional regulator, whose amino-acid sequence MTTSPHACAFDAVREFLGRVFTTAEGESLEAVAKLKLSFTQARVVFTLAHHDGPAAIGDLAGAVGLSAAAVGRNIEQLVRKKLVVRTENPEDRRVKLVAVSALGRSLAQSHLKSKEDAVRTLLDALEPEQCLALVEALKPLKEEVSDVN is encoded by the coding sequence ATGACCACCTCCCCCCACGCCTGCGCCTTCGATGCCGTCCGAGAGTTCCTCGGCCGGGTCTTCACCACGGCCGAGGGCGAGTCCCTCGAGGCCGTCGCGAAGCTGAAACTGTCGTTCACGCAGGCCAGAGTGGTCTTCACGCTCGCTCACCACGACGGTCCCGCCGCCATCGGCGACCTGGCCGGCGCGGTGGGTCTGTCCGCCGCCGCTGTCGGACGCAACATCGAGCAGCTGGTGCGCAAGAAGCTCGTCGTGCGCACCGAGAACCCCGAGGACCGACGGGTCAAGCTCGTCGCCGTCTCCGCACTCGGACGGAGTCTGGCCCAGAGCCACCTCAAGTCCAAGGAGGACGCCGTGCGCACGCTGCTCGACGCCCTCGAGCCCGAACAATGCCTCGCGCTCGTCGAGGCCCTCAAGCCACTGAAGGAAGAAGTCTCCGATGTCAACTAG
- a CDS encoding DHA2 family efflux MFS transporter permease subunit: MSTSPPEGAAVDDDRITADILKIAGVVVLGAIMSILDVTVVNVALPTFQTELSSTDEPLKYATVAWTATAYMLALAAVIPLTGWAADRFGTKRLYMAAIGLFTLGSVLCATAWNIEALIGFRVLQGLGGGMLMPLGMTILTRAAGPHRMGRLMAILGIPMLLGPIMGPILGGVLIDSASWHWVFLINVPIGIVGLVYASRVLPKDAPEPSESLDRVGLLLMSPGLALLLYGISSIPGEGTALAAKVIVPAVIGLALIAAFVVWSFKPKHPLLDLRLLGNRNLRVSLIVMFLFASAFFGALLLVPTYFQQVRGESVLMAGLLVAPQGIGAMLTMPIAGALVDRIPVGRIVPFGFLGILVGMLGLAQSTDPGTPYWHIIGWLFVMGLGMGGTMMPIFTSALKTLTSHEVARGSTLLNVVQQVASASGIAVISVVLTNGMQRGSVIPGSDKIPNVDGGLTPAQLASQSHTDQGGQLVQMLGVTPAQLQDGFSDLAHAFAQSYWVAFAVLVVTLIPVAFLPRKKEPARLLDDKDQPPAMMH; encoded by the coding sequence ATGTCAACTAGCCCGCCCGAAGGAGCCGCGGTCGACGACGACCGGATCACCGCGGACATCCTGAAGATCGCCGGCGTGGTCGTGCTCGGCGCGATCATGTCCATCCTGGACGTCACGGTCGTCAACGTCGCCCTGCCGACGTTCCAGACCGAGCTGTCCTCCACCGACGAGCCGCTGAAGTACGCCACCGTGGCGTGGACGGCGACCGCCTACATGCTCGCGCTGGCGGCGGTCATCCCGCTCACCGGCTGGGCCGCCGACCGGTTCGGCACCAAGCGCCTCTACATGGCGGCCATCGGCCTGTTCACGCTCGGCTCGGTGCTGTGCGCGACCGCGTGGAACATCGAGGCCCTCATCGGCTTCCGCGTCCTGCAGGGGCTCGGCGGCGGCATGCTGATGCCGCTCGGCATGACGATCCTGACCCGCGCCGCCGGCCCGCACCGGATGGGCCGCCTCATGGCCATCCTGGGCATCCCGATGCTGCTCGGCCCGATCATGGGGCCGATCCTCGGTGGCGTCCTGATCGACTCCGCGTCGTGGCACTGGGTGTTCCTCATCAACGTGCCGATCGGCATCGTCGGCCTGGTCTACGCGTCCCGCGTGCTGCCCAAGGACGCACCCGAGCCGAGCGAGTCGCTCGACCGGGTCGGCCTGCTGCTGATGTCGCCAGGTCTGGCACTGCTGCTCTACGGCATCTCGTCGATCCCCGGCGAGGGCACGGCCCTGGCCGCCAAGGTGATCGTCCCGGCCGTCATCGGCCTGGCGCTGATCGCCGCGTTCGTCGTGTGGTCGTTCAAGCCGAAGCACCCGCTGCTCGACCTGCGCCTGCTGGGCAACCGCAATCTGCGCGTTTCGCTGATCGTGATGTTCCTGTTCGCCAGCGCGTTCTTCGGTGCGCTGCTGTTGGTGCCCACGTACTTCCAGCAGGTCCGCGGCGAGTCGGTCCTCATGGCCGGCCTGCTGGTGGCCCCGCAGGGCATCGGCGCGATGCTGACCATGCCGATCGCCGGCGCGCTCGTCGACCGCATCCCGGTCGGCCGCATCGTCCCGTTCGGCTTCCTGGGCATCCTGGTCGGCATGCTCGGGCTCGCCCAGAGCACCGATCCGGGCACGCCGTACTGGCACATCATCGGGTGGCTGTTCGTCATGGGGCTGGGCATGGGCGGCACGATGATGCCGATCTTCACGTCCGCGCTCAAGACGCTGACGTCGCACGAGGTGGCTCGCGGCTCGACGTTGCTCAACGTCGTCCAGCAGGTCGCCAGCGCCTCGGGCATCGCCGTGATCTCGGTCGTGCTGACCAACGGCATGCAGCGTGGCTCCGTCATCCCCGGCTCGGACAAGATCCCGAACGTCGACGGCGGCCTCACCCCGGCGCAGCTGGCCTCGCAGTCGCACACCGACCAGGGCGGCCAGCTGGTCCAGATGCTCGGTGTCACGCCGGCCCAGCTGCAGGACGGGTTCAGCGACCTGGCCCACGCGTTCGCGCAGTCGTACTGGGTCGCCTTCGCGGTGCTCGTCGTGACGCTCATCCCCGTCGCGTTCCTGCCCCGCAAGAAGGAGCCGGCGCGCCTGCTCGATGACAAGGATCAGCCCCCGGCGATGATGCACTGA
- a CDS encoding LysE family translocator — translation MPTLETLFAFALTSLVLIVVPGPSVLFVVGRSLAHGRRAGILSVLGNGLGGLPIVGAVALGSARSWPTRPPRSPP, via the coding sequence GTGCCGACGCTCGAGACCCTGTTCGCCTTCGCGCTGACCTCGTTGGTCCTCATCGTCGTCCCGGGTCCCAGCGTGCTGTTCGTCGTCGGGCGGTCGCTGGCGCACGGGCGACGCGCGGGGATCCTCAGCGTGCTGGGCAACGGCTTGGGCGGGCTGCCGATCGTCGGCGCGGTCGCGCTGGGCTCGGCGCGCTCGTGGCCGACTCGGCCGCCGCGTTCACCGCCCTGA
- a CDS encoding LysE family translocator has translation MADSAAAFTALKIAGAGYLMWLGIKGLRSGRDEGALADGAAAPGVSPWRALAEGFGVGVTNPKTMVFFVAVLPQFVDLEAGAVAVQMLVLGVVFLAIAVVSDSGWALAAGSAREWFVSSPARLVAVRRTGGAMLIGLGGALLLTRQRS, from the coding sequence GTGGCCGACTCGGCCGCCGCGTTCACCGCCCTGAAGATCGCCGGTGCGGGGTACCTCATGTGGCTCGGGATCAAGGGGTTGCGTAGTGGGCGTGACGAGGGCGCGCTGGCCGACGGCGCCGCGGCCCCGGGGGTATCGCCGTGGCGCGCCCTCGCGGAGGGCTTCGGAGTCGGTGTCACCAATCCCAAGACGATGGTCTTCTTCGTCGCGGTGCTGCCGCAGTTCGTCGATCTTGAGGCAGGCGCGGTGGCGGTCCAGATGCTCGTCCTCGGGGTCGTCTTCCTGGCGATCGCCGTGGTGTCCGACTCGGGGTGGGCGCTCGCGGCCGGCTCGGCGCGGGAGTGGTTCGTCAGCTCACCGGCCCGGCTCGTCGCGGTGCGACGCACCGGCGGTGCGATGCTGATCGGCTTGGGCGGAGCCCTGCTGCTGACCCGTCAGCGCAGCTGA
- a CDS encoding glycoside hydrolase domain-containing protein: protein MSAVAPIARRLALVLGLLLVASLMASPAHAADPRSPQRFTGYAFDTCVSPSDQVMDAWNLTSPYAVVGIYTSGNSRYCDDSKQPHLSPAWVKRQANRGWLFLPIHVGYQAPCFDSKSTKRHMSYDVATARKQARADADEATRRASQFGFAKGNAVYLDIEWYDRANRRCDAAVLTFIDAFVARSHKRGYKVGLYSSGSAAIAAVDEARHAKRKGFDFPDQMWFAWTNKRANTNGGPYLSNSFWKRDRVHQYHNNVAVSYGGHRVTIDKNVLALGGGSRAKKEQKVCKMSPTLKRYRSLKAGSRGKDVKLLQCLLRRAGHKATITGRWNARTTKAVNSYRTSLGWPRNGAATRPLWTALLSRGKTPIALKRGKVGEPVHRLQRSLRASGQKVNVTGIYDARTSTAVRAYRKKMRLPGYQTADARVWAALQAGRR from the coding sequence ATGTCCGCCGTCGCTCCGATCGCCCGCCGTCTGGCCCTGGTGCTCGGCCTCCTGCTCGTCGCCTCGCTGATGGCGTCGCCGGCTCACGCGGCGGACCCGCGGTCGCCCCAGCGGTTCACCGGGTACGCCTTCGACACGTGCGTCTCGCCGTCCGACCAGGTCATGGACGCCTGGAACCTCACGTCGCCCTACGCGGTCGTCGGCATCTACACCTCGGGCAACTCGCGCTACTGCGACGACTCGAAGCAGCCGCACCTCAGCCCCGCCTGGGTCAAGCGCCAGGCGAACCGCGGCTGGCTGTTCCTGCCGATCCACGTCGGCTACCAGGCCCCGTGCTTCGACTCGAAGTCGACGAAGCGGCACATGTCGTACGACGTCGCCACGGCCCGCAAGCAGGCCCGCGCCGACGCAGACGAGGCCACGCGCCGCGCTTCGCAGTTCGGTTTCGCCAAGGGGAACGCGGTCTACCTCGACATCGAGTGGTACGACCGCGCCAACCGTCGGTGCGACGCGGCCGTCCTGACGTTCATCGACGCGTTCGTCGCGCGGTCCCACAAGCGCGGCTACAAGGTCGGCCTCTACTCCAGCGGCTCGGCCGCGATCGCGGCGGTCGACGAGGCACGCCATGCGAAGCGCAAGGGCTTCGACTTCCCCGACCAGATGTGGTTCGCCTGGACCAACAAGCGGGCGAACACCAACGGCGGCCCGTACCTGTCGAACTCGTTCTGGAAGCGCGACCGCGTGCACCAGTACCACAACAACGTGGCGGTCTCCTACGGCGGACATCGCGTCACGATCGACAAGAACGTCCTGGCGCTGGGCGGCGGATCGCGCGCCAAGAAGGAGCAGAAGGTCTGCAAGATGTCGCCGACCCTGAAGCGCTACCGCTCGCTCAAGGCGGGCTCGCGCGGCAAGGACGTCAAGCTCCTGCAGTGCCTCCTGCGGCGCGCCGGCCACAAGGCGACCATCACCGGCCGCTGGAACGCCCGCACGACCAAGGCCGTCAACTCGTACCGCACGAGCCTGGGGTGGCCGCGCAATGGCGCCGCGACGCGACCCCTCTGGACTGCCCTGCTGTCTCGCGGCAAGACCCCCATCGCCCTCAAGCGCGGCAAGGTCGGTGAGCCCGTCCACCGGCTGCAGCGGTCGCTGCGCGCCTCGGGCCAGAAGGTGAACGTCACGGGGATCTACGACGCGCGCACGTCCACGGCCGTCCGCGCCTACCGCAAGAAGATGCGCCTGCCCGGCTACCAGACCGCCGATGCCCGCGTGTGGGCCGCGCTGCAGGCGGGCCGTCGCTGA
- a CDS encoding hemerythrin domain-containing protein yields the protein MSPTPLLLPGQAASPPGPADMTMMYVLHHAFRRDVQDFARAAAATPPGDRARWSRLGSRWQLFTHELHQHHTKEDEILWPLLLERVRAAGDTEAERVLHEMEAEHAVLDPLLAAASAAFERLSAGEDDRAYDLLRDTLGELGTVLGHHLGHEESAAIEILQRYVGGDEWHELERTRFRTKQTLAEARWSVPWALKGLPAEAEHRVLTLAGPPLRIINAVSKRRFRAQEQEAFGFPEA from the coding sequence ATGTCCCCCACGCCCCTGCTGTTGCCCGGTCAGGCCGCCTCGCCGCCCGGACCGGCCGACATGACCATGATGTACGTCCTGCACCACGCGTTCCGCCGCGACGTGCAGGACTTCGCCCGGGCCGCGGCGGCGACGCCGCCGGGCGACCGTGCTCGCTGGTCCCGGCTCGGGAGCCGCTGGCAGCTGTTCACGCACGAGCTGCACCAGCACCACACGAAGGAGGACGAGATCCTCTGGCCGCTGCTGCTCGAGCGCGTGCGTGCGGCCGGCGACACCGAGGCCGAGCGGGTGCTGCACGAGATGGAGGCCGAGCACGCCGTCCTCGACCCGTTGCTGGCCGCGGCCTCGGCGGCGTTCGAGCGCCTTTCGGCCGGCGAGGACGACCGCGCGTACGACCTGCTGCGCGACACCCTCGGTGAGCTCGGGACCGTCCTGGGTCACCACCTCGGTCACGAGGAGAGCGCGGCCATCGAGATCCTGCAGCGGTACGTGGGCGGGGACGAGTGGCACGAGCTGGAGCGGACGCGCTTTCGCACGAAGCAGACGCTGGCCGAGGCCCGGTGGTCCGTGCCGTGGGCGCTCAAGGGTCTGCCGGCCGAGGCGGAGCATCGGGTCCTGACGCTGGCGGGTCCGCCGCTGCGGATCATCAACGCCGTGTCCAAGCGCCGTTTCCGGGCCCAGGAGCAGGAGGCGTTCGGCTTCCCCGAGGCGTGA
- the gluQRS gene encoding tRNA glutamyl-Q(34) synthetase GluQRS: MSAGRFAPSPSGDLHLGNLRTAILAWLFARASNRRFLVRVEDLDRQRSRPEFERSQLDDLAALGLTWDPPVVRQSDRDDLFAAALARLTDAGLTFECFCTRREIADAVRAPHAPPGSYPGTCRDLTESERAARRAERPPAIRLRAEADEWTVRDELRGEITGHVDDLVLRRGDGAHAYNLAVVVDDGDQGVDQVVRGADLLDAAPAQAYLAHTLGLPAATYAHVPLALTADGRRLAKRDGAVTLRDLTPAQAWDLIGASLGVGARSPEALLSELDPWEISLDPWIVTP, encoded by the coding sequence GTGTCCGCCGGCCGATTCGCACCTTCCCCGTCCGGTGACCTGCACCTGGGGAACCTGCGCACCGCGATCCTCGCCTGGCTGTTCGCGCGGGCGAGCAATCGGCGCTTCCTGGTTCGGGTCGAGGACCTCGACCGGCAGCGGTCACGACCCGAGTTCGAGCGCAGCCAGCTGGACGACCTCGCGGCCCTCGGGCTGACGTGGGACCCGCCCGTCGTCCGCCAGTCCGACCGTGACGACCTCTTCGCCGCCGCACTGGCTCGCCTGACGGACGCCGGGCTGACCTTCGAGTGCTTCTGCACGCGTCGTGAGATCGCCGACGCCGTGCGGGCCCCGCACGCTCCCCCGGGCTCCTACCCGGGCACCTGCCGGGACCTGACCGAGTCCGAGCGGGCGGCCCGGCGCGCCGAGCGCCCTCCGGCGATCAGGCTCCGCGCCGAGGCCGACGAGTGGACGGTCCGCGACGAGCTGCGCGGCGAGATCACGGGCCACGTCGACGACCTCGTGCTGCGGCGCGGGGACGGCGCCCACGCCTACAACCTCGCGGTGGTCGTGGACGACGGCGATCAGGGTGTCGACCAGGTCGTGCGGGGCGCCGACCTCCTGGACGCCGCTCCGGCCCAGGCGTACCTCGCTCACACGCTGGGCCTGCCCGCCGCGACCTACGCGCACGTCCCGCTGGCTCTCACCGCCGACGGCCGGCGGCTGGCCAAGCGCGACGGAGCGGTGACCCTGCGCGACCTCACCCCCGCCCAGGCGTGGGATCTCATCGGTGCGTCGCTGGGCGTCGGCGCGCGCTCCCCCGAGGCCCTGCTCAGCGAGCTCGACCCTTGGGAAATCAGCCTGGATCCGTGGATCGTCACGCCATGA